One Penicillium oxalicum strain HP7-1 chromosome III, whole genome shotgun sequence genomic region harbors:
- a CDS encoding U6 snRNA-associated Sm-like protein LSm7, whose translation MSERGSFRGGRGGGGGGRGGRQQQKTGGAAQQEKPKKENILDLGKYMDKEVQVKFNGGREVTGTLKGYDQLMNLVLDDVKETMRDDAGNQTTRALGLIVARGTLIVLISPADGSEEIANPFVQPEE comes from the exons atgtctGAGCGAGGCTCGTTCCGCGGCGGtcgcggtggaggtggtggtggccgcgGCGGTCGCCAGCAGCAGAAAACCGGCGGTGCCGCGCAACAAGAGAagcccaagaaggagaatatCCTCGATTTGGGGAAATATATGGACAAGGAGGTCCAGGTGAAATTCAATGGTGGCCGTGAAG TCACCGGTACCCTCAAGGGATATGATCAATTGATGAACCTAGTCCTGGATGACGTCAAGGAGACGATGCGCG ATGACGCGGGCAACCAGACCACCCGTGCATTGGGTCTGATTGTGGCTCGTGGTACTCTAATCGTCCTCATTTCACCAGCAGATGGGAGTGAGGAGATTGCCAACCCTTTCGTCCAGCCTGAGGAGTAA